Proteins encoded together in one Pseudomonas arsenicoxydans window:
- a CDS encoding response regulator, with translation MIRVLVAEDHTIVREGIKQLIGLAKDLLVVGEASNGEQLLETLRHVPCEVVLLDISMPGVNGLEAIPRIRALNNPPAILVLSMHDEAQMAARALKVGAAGYATKDSDPALLLTAIRKVAAGGRYIDPDLADRMVFEVGLTDSRPLHSLLSEREFSVFERLAQGANVNDIAQQLALSSKTISTHKARLMQKLNITSLAELVKYAMEHKLL, from the coding sequence GTGATCCGTGTACTGGTAGCCGAAGACCACACCATCGTCCGTGAGGGCATCAAGCAGCTGATTGGCCTGGCCAAGGATTTGCTGGTGGTGGGGGAGGCGAGCAATGGTGAACAACTGCTCGAAACCTTGCGTCATGTGCCCTGCGAGGTGGTGTTGCTGGACATCTCGATGCCCGGGGTCAATGGCCTGGAGGCGATTCCACGGATTCGCGCGCTGAACAATCCCCCGGCGATCCTGGTGCTGTCGATGCACGATGAAGCGCAAATGGCCGCCCGGGCACTGAAGGTCGGCGCTGCGGGTTATGCGACCAAGGACAGCGATCCGGCATTGCTGCTGACCGCGATCCGCAAAGTCGCGGCGGGCGGGCGCTACATCGACCCGGACCTGGCTGACCGTATGGTCTTCGAAGTCGGCCTGACCGATTCGCGTCCGTTGCACTCCTTATTGTCGGAGCGCGAGTTTTCGGTGTTCGAGCGCCTGGCCCAGGGCGCCAACGTCAACGACATCGCCCAGCAACTGGCCTTGAGCAGCAAGACCATCAGCACCCACAAGGCGCGTCTGATGCAGAAGCTCAACATCACTTCCTTGGCGGAACTGGTGAAATACGCGATGGAACACAAACTCCTCTAG
- a CDS encoding ABC transporter ATP-binding protein, whose amino-acid sequence MSQVDSSTGANDILVSFRGVQKSYDGENLIVKDLNLDIRKGEFLTLLGPSGSGKTTSLMMLAGFETPTAGEILLAGRAINNVPPHKRDIGMVFQNYALFPHMTVAENLAFPLTVRGLNKSDVSDRVKRVLSMVQLDTFAQRYPAQLSGGQQQRVALARALVFEPQLVLMDEPLGALDKQLREHMQMEIKHLHQRLGVTVVYVTHDQGEALTMSDRVAVFHQGEIQQIAPPRTLYEEPKNTFVANFIGENNRLNGRLHSQTGDRCIVELGRGEKVEALAVNVGKTGEPVTLSIRPERVSLNGSSESCVNRFSGRVAEFIYLGDHVRVRLEVCGKTDFFVKQPIAELDPALAVGDVVPLGWQVEHVRALDPLLEAH is encoded by the coding sequence ATGAGCCAGGTCGATTCAAGTACAGGGGCCAATGACATTCTGGTCAGCTTTCGTGGAGTGCAGAAGAGCTACGACGGCGAGAACCTGATCGTCAAAGACCTCAACCTGGATATTCGCAAAGGCGAATTCCTCACCTTGCTCGGGCCGTCCGGTTCCGGCAAGACCACCAGCCTGATGATGCTCGCCGGTTTTGAAACACCGACCGCCGGCGAAATCCTGCTGGCCGGACGCGCCATCAACAATGTGCCGCCGCACAAGCGCGATATCGGCATGGTGTTCCAGAACTACGCCTTGTTCCCGCACATGACGGTCGCCGAGAACCTGGCATTCCCGCTGACCGTGCGCGGCTTGAACAAGAGCGACGTCAGTGACCGGGTCAAGCGTGTCCTGAGCATGGTCCAGCTCGACACCTTCGCCCAGCGTTATCCGGCCCAACTGTCCGGCGGTCAGCAACAGCGTGTGGCCTTGGCCCGTGCGTTGGTGTTCGAACCGCAACTGGTGCTGATGGACGAACCGCTCGGCGCACTCGATAAACAACTGCGCGAACACATGCAGATGGAGATCAAGCACCTGCACCAGCGCCTCGGCGTGACCGTGGTCTACGTGACCCACGACCAGGGCGAAGCCTTGACCATGTCCGACCGTGTGGCGGTGTTCCATCAGGGCGAAATCCAGCAGATCGCTCCGCCGCGCACCCTCTATGAAGAGCCAAAGAACACCTTCGTCGCCAACTTCATCGGCGAGAACAACCGTCTCAACGGGCGCTTGCACAGCCAGACGGGCGACCGTTGCATCGTTGAACTCGGTCGCGGTGAAAAAGTTGAAGCGCTGGCGGTCAATGTCGGCAAGACCGGCGAGCCGGTCACGCTGTCGATCCGCCCGGAACGCGTGAGCCTCAACGGTTCGAGCGAGTCCTGCGTCAACCGCTTCTCCGGGCGGGTGGCGGAATTCATCTATCTGGGCGACCACGTCCGGGTTCGTCTGGAAGTCTGCGGCAAGACCGACTTCTTTGTGAAACAACCGATTGCCGAGCTCGATCCCGCGCTCGCCGTCGGCGACGTGGTACCGCTTGGCTGGCAGGTCGAACACGTTCGCGCGCTCGACCCACTTCTAGAGGCGCATTAA
- a CDS encoding ABC transporter substrate-binding protein gives MLRSLKLTALVMGMIGAAHAMAAGPDLTVVSFGGANKAAQAKAFYAPWEAAGNGKIVAGEYNGEMAKVKAMVDTKSVSWDLVEVESPELSRGCDEDMFEQLDPKLFGKSEDYVKGAIQPCGVGFFVWSTVLAYNADKLASAPTSWVDFWDTKKFPGKRGLRKGAKYTLEFALMADGVAPKDVYKVLAGKDGQDRAFKKLDELKPNIQWWEAGAQPPQYLASGDVVMSSAYNGRIAAVQKESNLKVVWNGGIYDFDAWAIPKGLDKARAEAAKKFIAFSVMPQQQKTYSENIAYGPANTQAVPLLAKDVLKDMPTTPENIANQVQIDVSFWADNGEQLEQRFNSWAAK, from the coding sequence ATGTTGAGATCCCTGAAATTAACCGCTTTGGTCATGGGCATGATCGGTGCGGCACACGCGATGGCGGCGGGCCCGGACCTGACCGTGGTGTCCTTTGGCGGGGCGAACAAGGCCGCGCAGGCCAAAGCGTTCTACGCACCGTGGGAAGCGGCAGGCAACGGCAAGATCGTGGCGGGCGAGTACAACGGTGAGATGGCCAAGGTCAAAGCCATGGTCGACACCAAGAGCGTGTCCTGGGACCTGGTAGAAGTTGAATCGCCAGAACTGTCCCGTGGTTGCGATGAAGACATGTTCGAGCAGCTGGATCCGAAGTTGTTCGGCAAATCCGAAGACTACGTCAAAGGCGCTATTCAGCCGTGCGGCGTGGGTTTCTTCGTGTGGTCGACCGTGTTGGCCTACAACGCCGACAAACTGGCATCGGCACCGACCAGCTGGGTGGATTTCTGGGATACCAAGAAATTCCCGGGTAAACGTGGCCTGCGCAAAGGCGCCAAATACACCCTGGAATTCGCTTTGATGGCCGACGGCGTTGCGCCCAAAGACGTCTACAAAGTGCTGGCTGGCAAAGACGGCCAGGACCGCGCGTTCAAGAAGCTCGATGAACTCAAGCCAAACATCCAGTGGTGGGAAGCCGGCGCACAGCCGCCGCAATACCTCGCTTCCGGTGACGTGGTCATGAGCTCGGCCTACAACGGCCGGATCGCTGCCGTGCAGAAAGAAAGCAACCTGAAAGTCGTGTGGAATGGCGGCATCTACGACTTCGACGCATGGGCAATCCCGAAAGGTCTGGACAAGGCACGCGCTGAAGCGGCGAAGAAATTCATCGCCTTCTCGGTGATGCCGCAGCAGCAGAAGACCTACTCGGAAAACATCGCCTACGGCCCGGCCAACACCCAAGCCGTACCGTTGCTGGCCAAGGATGTCCTGAAAGACATGCCAACCACCCCGGAAAACATCGCCAACCAGGTGCAGATCGACGTCAGCTTCTGGGCTGATAACGGCGAGCAACTGGAGCAGCGCTTCAATTCCTGGGCTGCCAAGTAA